In Lycorma delicatula isolate Av1 chromosome 10, ASM4794821v1, whole genome shotgun sequence, a genomic segment contains:
- the LOC142331488 gene encoding uncharacterized protein LOC142331488 has translation MRRQFKTLSVLLTGLIWSTWAGIIHNSYDHHGHHLNDIHYREHPKYAFDYAVSDFHTGDSKSQWETRDGDVVKGQYTVVEPDGSVRTVEYTADDHNGFNAVVKKTDPKPVHYVHSHHEHELPAVHHEELLAHHSHPHHLHHHHHEEQPLHHYHHAASLESLYHH, from the exons TTATCAGTGTTATTAACCGGTTTAATCTGGAGCACATGGGCTGGAATAATACACAACAGCTATGATCACCATGGCCACCATTTGAACGACATTCACTATAGA GAACACCCTAAATACGCATTCGATTACGCAGTGAGCGATTTtcatacaggtgattcaaaaagccAATGGGAGACCAGAGACGGTGATGTCGTAAAAGGACAATATACAGTTGTTGAACCGGACGGAAGTGTAAGGACAGTCGAATATACTGCCGATGATCACAACGGATTCAACGCAGTAGTTAAAAAGACCGATCCTAAACCGGTTCATTACGTACACTCCCATCATGAACACGAACTTCCTGCAGTTCACCATGAAGAACTACTCGCTCATCATTCTCACCCTCATCATCTCCATCACCATCACCATGAAGAACAACCTCTGCATCATTATCATCACGCCGCCTCTCTTGAATCACTTTACCATCATTGA